From Campylobacter pinnipediorum subsp. caledonicus:
AATTTCTACTGTTGGTGTATTTGGAGCTGTTGTGTCAACTATTACATTATCAGTTCCTGTTGCACTTTCATTTCCTGCCGGATCAACTACTTTAGCTGAAACAGTTGTTTTTACTCCTTCTGGGAAATCTGATTTTGGATATTCTTTTGTATAACCTTTATTGATTATATCTTCTGTGACAGGAATTTTATCTACTGAACCGTTTGGGTTAGTAATAACTAGTGTGTCTCCAACTTCTGTATTAGCTGGTATATCGATTTTAACAGTAATGGTATCAGTTAATTCTTTAGCGTTTATAAAGCCATCATTATTTACATCTCCTGTAATAGTTACTACTGGAGCGCCACTGTTATTATCACTACCATTTATTTGACCATCTTTGTTACTATCACCTGGGATTACTGTGTCAACACCATAGGCTTTAGTAGCTGTTATTTCGCCTTTATTTCCAGCTTCATCAGTAGCAATAACCTTACCATCAATTATTTTATCACTTTCATTTGCTAATTTTTCACCTGGAATAGAAACAATAAAGTTACCATCTCTATCTACAGTAGTTTCATATGGTGTATTATCTACTGTTATAATTACCTTATCGCCTTCTTTGAATTCTCCTGTTACTTTACCAGTAACTTTAATATTTTCACTTGCTTCTTTTGCATTTAATATATTGTCTGGAGTAATATCATCTATAATTAATTTTGTAGTGTTACCATTTGGAGCTGTACCATCAGTTATATCTGTAGTATCTTCACCTTTATTACCAGCTCCATCAGTAGCTGTTGCAGTAACCTTATCACCTGTTTTAGTTTTTGTTGGATCAACAGGAACTGACCAGTTGCCATCACTGTCTGAAACTGTAGGTATTTTAGTTCCATCTACTAATGTTACTTCTACAGAAGTATTTGGTTCTGTTGTACCTGTGATTGTATTATGATTGTTGCTAATGGCATTTATGGTTACAACAGGAGGAGTAATGTCAGTATTGGTGCTTCTTCCGCCATCTACGCCATTGATATTATTTAAAGCTGCAACTGTAGCAATGTTTCCTAGATCTCCATAATCAGCATGAACATTCGACTCATGTCCGCCTTGTGCAAAAACACTATCATTAAGCTGGCCTGTTCCTTCACCACCATCTCCAGCAGCACTATCGCCACCAGCAGCAGTCTCTTCTAGTTGAGTTAAATCAGCACCACTTAAAATTGCTTGTTGTAAAGAATTAGCATCGGCAATTGCATCATCTCCAAAACTTTGAACCTGAGTAACACTATTATCAAAACTAAGCGTGTCATTGCCTAGTAATGTTATATCCTTATCATCGTTTGTAGATATAGTAACCTTGCTTGATTCGCCTATCGTTTTGATAACTTCACCCAAAACTACTTCATCGCCTACTTGGACAACCCTTTCTTTTCCGGTCGCATCAATTGCGACAACATTTCCTACTAACTGTATTATAATACCTGATGTTGCCATGTAGTATCTCCTTTTCAATATCTATGTTTATAATACTATTAAAAAACAAATGATACCATTGTACTAAAGTACAATAGCTAAAATTTTAAAGAGAATCGGAAGGTTGAGGCTTGCCTAGCAAGAAGCCTTGTGCAAGAGGTATTTTAAATTTCTTAATTTGTTCTAAAATTTCTTCAGAGCTAACATACTCTGCAACAACATTATATCCTTGTTTTGAAGCAAAATTTAATATAGTTTCGACCAAATACTGGGAATTTTTATCATAAGGTAATTTTTTGATAATAGAACCATCTATTTTAATATTATCAATATCAAGTTCTAAAATTCGATAATAGTTTGAATATCCTGAGCCAAAATCATCAATAGAAATTTGAGACCCATGGCCTTTTATGTGTTTGATAAATGAATTTACTATACCATAGTCACTAACCTCTTCGCTTTCTAATATCTCAAAACAAATACGACTAGGATCGGAACACAGTTCTAATTTTTCTTCTAAAAACTCACGAACAGAACTATCTATGATATCTATTCCGGAAAGATTTACAGAAAACATATAATCAGGATATTTTTCTACAAGCAAAAAGGCGCGACTTATAACTTTTTTAGTTATCTGAGTATAAAGCTGCGCTTGCATTGCAATTTCCAAAAATTCTCCAGGATATCTTATCTTTCCATTTTCATCAATAATACGAACCAAAATTTCATAATATGTCGCTTTTTCGCCTATTTTTGATACATCATAGATACCCTGACACTCAACAACTACAGTATCATTTTCAAGCGCATACTCTATAAGTTGAGTTATAGTTTGATTTTTATAATACCTTAATTCTATTGCATCATTTTCTTTATAGGCATATATATCTACAGCCTCTTTTCTTGCTTCTTGGTTGGCAAGAATTGCTTGCATAAGCCTATTTGTTTGCTCTGTATCATTTAAGGAGCTTACGCCTATCACAATCTTTACACCAGGTAAATTTTCTATCTTATTACCAACCTTAACTTCTATAGTATTAAAGCTAAAATAATCCTGTATATAACCTATATCTTTGTCTATATCATCTCCGATATACCACATAAAAAACTCATCATCTTGAAACCTAAAAAGCTCACCTTTAATCTCTGAAGTATCAACACAAAGCTTAAGTGTATTTGCGAAAGCTTTTAGCATTGCTTCAGTTGTATTTGTTTGATAAAAAAAGCGTAAATTATCAAAATTTTTAATATTTATACTAACAACAATACCATCTTTCTTCTCTTCGAGTCTTTCTGTCATCGCAAAATAATTTCCAAAACCAGTGAGTTTGTCTATACCTGATTGTACTTTTAATTGTTCATTTTTTAATTCAAGTTCATAGACCATACGAGTTTCTTTTGTTCTATCCATTTTCAAGCCTATAAAACCAGAAAGTTTATTTTCATATACAAAAGGTAAAAATTTGACTTTTTCGTGTATGTATCGGCCACTTTTAGTTTTACTTACAAGTTCATTGGCGTCCCATTCCTCAAGGTTCATAATACTACTTCTAATATTCTCATAAAATTCATCACCATGCAATGAAGATTTTAGCATGCTCGGATTTTTGCCTATAATCTCACCTGATTTGTATCCACTTGATCTTTCAAACTCTTTATTTACATAAGTTATTTTATTTGAAATATTTGTAAAAATAACCGAACCAAAACTATTATCAACAGCTGTTTTAACCATAGCCAATTCTTTTAAAATCTTGAAATATGACAAACTTTGAAGAGCAATAAAAAACAAAACAAAACAAAATATAGAAAAAGATAAAAGCATAAAAATTTGCAATAAATCAAGAATACGAGCATATTGATGATCATAAGCTATAAGTATATTGTCTAAATAACTAGATAAATTTAAGATAACATTTTGTTGGTGAAGTTCTTTTAGTAATTTTAATGAAAAAAGTATCATTTGTGTTTTTTGCAAAATATCTTTATAATATTTTGTATTTATATCGATATCATTTTTTAAGTTGATTATATCTTGCTCGATCCCCTTGATAGAACGAGTATTAGAAAAATCAACATATTTTAATTTCAAAAATAAAGGTTCGAATTTTTTAAACTCAGAATTTTTATCAAGCATATATTCATACTCAAATAAAAAAGACACGATGCTTGAATTTACATAGTTTAATCTATCTAGCAACTGAAGCTTTTTTAAATATATATTTTGTATAATAGCTATATCATTGTCGTTACCGTATATGTCTGACAAAACAGAAAAGCTATCTACATTTTTTAATTGATCGAGATTTGTTTTAAAATCAGCAAAAACTGTATTAATTTCATCATAATTTGTATTTACTAAGCTATTTTTAAAATAAGCATCTATTTCTTTATTTAAGAGCCTTAAATTCATTATTGCATTTCGCCAAATGCTATTATTTTCAGTTGCTTTACTTAATTTAAAAACAAAAAACGAAGAAATACCAAAAAATACGATAAAAACAAATAATAAAAATCTAATTTTTTGTGTATTCATTTAAGTATCCTTGGATATTCTCCATTTAACGACAATAAAAACTTATAAAGCAAATCTACATCTTTTTTATCAATGTTGTGTATAGATTGTAAATTAACAATATGAATTATTGCATCTTTTAAATATAAAATAGATCCATCTGACATATATGGTGCTGTTCTGGCTATATTTCTTAAAGAAGGGACTTTATATATTTGTTCTTTAAATATCCTTGAACTATCCATATTACTAAAAATTTCTTCATAAGCTCCTATATTTTGCATTAAATTACCGCCTAGATTAATTCCATTATGGCATGCAACACAACCTATATTTTTAAAAAGCTCAAAGCCTATTTTTTCTTCTTCACTTAAAGCATTAGAATCCCCCATCAAAAATCTATCAAATGGAGAATTTACAGACAAAACTGCTCTTTCAAACTCAACCAAAACATCAACTATATTTTCAAATGTAACACCATCTTCATATATCTTTAAAAAGGCTATCCTGTATTCATTTACATTGGAAATTTTTGTTATAATCTCATTTTTATCAACTCCAAGCTCATGCTTAGAAGTTACCGACTTTAAAACTTGATCATATATATTTCTATGGTCTCCATTCCTAAAAAATATATAATTTAAAGCCGCGTTTAATATGCTAGGTGGATTTATTTTATTATTTTGTAAATTAGTTCTTATAGTGCCGCTAAAGTCCCAGTATAAATTATGACAAGTTTCACATGATTTATTTTCGTTGGCGCCCAAACGATTATCAAAAAATATCTTTTTTCCTAAGTTTGCTTTAGCTTCGTTATACAAAATTCCAAGTGAGGGAGCAAATATATCTGCATACAATAAACCAACAAAAAAGAATAAAACCAAAATCTTTTTCATAATATCTCCATAAAGCTTAAGGACTAAATTATACAATTAAAACACAAAAAGAGTTATTAAGCTTTCTATTTTTTCGGAAAATTTATCGTTTTTTGAGTCATTTAGCATATCTAAAACTAAATTTTTATTGTAATTTGCATTATTAATATCCAAATGCCAACATATATTTTCAAACGCCTCATCTTTTGAGCGTATTACATTTCTGCTCTCTCCAAAAATTATTTTTTTAAATTTTATATTATTTTCCATAAGCCATTTTTCAAGCCTAGATGATGAGTTAAAAGCAAAAGGTTTAACGCCAAATCTTTCAAAAAATGGCTCCAAAAGGGTTGATTTTCTTGGTCTTGAAAAGTTCAAATATATCTTAGTATCGGCAATATCGCTAAATTTTTGAAAATCATCATTTTCACCGATAGCCGGGCTCATCGTGCTTATAGCTATATCGTAATGCTCATTTGGTTTAAAATCAACCCAAGAAGAACACAAGGTATCAATGTTTTTTATATTGTGAGTGTTTGCATCTTCTTTTAATATCTCGAGCATATTTAAAGAGCTGTCTACGCCTGTTATGTGATTGCAAATTTTAGCTAGATAAAGTGTCCAAATACCAGTCCCGCAACCTATATCCAATGCATCTTTATCTTTAAAATCAACACCGAAATCTTGCAGATTTAAAAATATAGCCTCATTAAAAATTTCCAATTCCGGTTTATAGCGAGGGTATTTGCTTGATTTTTTATCCCAAAGTTTATCTTTCAAATTAAAATCCTTATGAACATGAATTGCAAATTCCCTTTATAACAGCACTTTTTATACTTTTTGCACCAGATACATTTGGAATTTCTATATTTGTTATTTTATGACAGATATCACAGACAAAATAAGCCTTTGCTTCACTACCAAGCTCATAAAACGCCTTTCTGTCATGTTCGCTTTTTATGACAAGTGAATGCTTTTCAAAAAGCTCAAGACTTCTATACACAGTTGTTTTATTTACTTTTAGCTTTGATAAAATTTCATCGTAAGCTATAGGATGTTCACTTTTGCTTAAAATATCAAGTATCTGAAGTCTAAGTGGAGTAATTCTAATGTTAGTTTTTTTTAAAATATCTAATACTTCCATGTGTAAAATGATAGCCTGAAAAAGCTAAAAAATATATTATTTTAGATTTTATGATATTAAAAGCAATAATATACTAATATTTTCGCCAATTTTAAATCTAAATTCAAAGGAAAAATATGGATATTTCAAAAATAAAAGTTGGCTCAAATCCTGATAAAATAAATGCCGTGATAGAAATCCCTTATGGCTCAAACATAAAATACGAAATAGATAAAGAAAGCGGAGCTGTTGTAGTAGATAGAGTGCTTTACTCAGCTATGTTCTATCCTGCAAACTATGGCTTTGTTCCAAACACACTAGCTGCCGATGGCGACCCTGCTGATATATTAGTTTTAAATGAATACCCTCTACAAGCTGGTAGCGTTATACCGTGCCGTTTAATAGGTGTTTTAGTTATGGAAGATGAAGCTGGTATGGATGAAAAACTACTTGCTGTTCCTGTAAGTAAAATAGATCCTAGATATAACAATATAAAAAGCTATGAAGACTTACCAAAAGCTAGTTTAGATAAGATCAAAAATTTCTTTGAAACTTACAAAATGCTTGAGCCAAACAAATGGGTAAAAGTTAAAGAATTTAAAGATGCTAAAACAGCGCAGGATATACTTCAAAACGCTATAAACGCTTACAAATAATAATCAAAAACGCACTTGTTTAGTGCGTTTTATTTTATTAAATTTGATATCTCTTTAAATTTTGGATGTTTTGAATCCTTTAAAATTTCAAACAATACACTTTGCACACTACTTATCTCAACACCAAGTGTTCTTATATGATTTATAGCTGTTTTTTTATCTTTTTTTGACCTAGATGATGTGCAAGTATCTATCAAAGTAACCTTTTTACCAAGACTTACTAAATCTTTTATAGTTTGCAAAACACAGATATGAGCCTCTATTCCAAAAACTATAAACTCATCAAATTTCATACACTCTTGTTTGATTTTTTCATTTTTTATACAAGAAAACTCTATCTTTTCAAAGGCTGGATTTTTCAAAAACTCACTAAATTTTTCACTAGTTTTACCAAGACCTTTTGGGTATTGCTCTGTTGCGATTAGATTTATATCTAAAATTTCAAGACCCCTTAGCAAAAGCATAGTCTCATCTATCAACTTGTCTGAATTATACATAACATTAAGCAAACTATCTTGCATATCTATCATAATAGCTGTCTTCATAAACTCACCTTTAATTTTTATTTGATAAAAAGTCTATTTGAATTTTACATTTTTATTTTTAAGAAAAATTAAAACTTTTATTGGTAGTATTGGGTAAATAATTTTTTTGAGGTTAATGTGTTAAAAATATTTTTTACGATCGCGATTGGCTTATGTTTTACCTACGCATACAACAATGGCTCCATAGATATGCATGGCGGTAAAGAGCAAAAATATCGTGGTTTTTCTACTAATCAAAAAATGGATACAAACAAAACTATACAAAGATAAATCGTTTGTGACATAATCGATACTTTAAAGTGTAAGGAAAATTATAAAATATGCAATTAAATTTTAAATTAAACTGTTTATTGGCATTTCGCGAATTTTTAGTTTATCACCATAAATCACTAGAGTTTAGAGCCAAAGTCTTTGCAGCAATAATAGGCTCTAAATTTGATCCTAGTGAAGATGACTTTGTAATGCTTTATGATATTGCTAATGAGATTTATTCAGACGATGAAACAAGAAAAACATTTTTGGTTAAAGCCACAAAAGAGTATGTAGCAAAGGTAAAAACTAAAGATAGACTTACACTAGACTCGCTTTTAATGAGCATAGACAGAGATTTAAAAACACACAAAAGATATGCGAAAAAGATAGACTTTGCACACCTAAGAAGACTTATGAGTGGGTGTGAACATGAAATGCTTATACAACAAAGAGTTTATGAATTTCTTATAAGCGAAGTTAAGAGGTATCTACATATCATTTAGTTTTTATAGCTAAGCGCTACTTATTTTATATAAAACAACCCCTAAAAGGGGTCGTTTATCTAGACATTAAAACTTATAAGAAAGTCCTACAGTTCCATTGTAGTATTTTGATTCTGATTTAGCTTTTACGCCAAAGTTTATATTTGTAGATAGATTATCAGTTAGTTTCATCTCTGCACCTGTTTTAAGTGTAAAGAATGTATGCTTATCTTTTTTAGATGCATATTTGATATTTTCTGTTGAGTTTACAAATGCTAGTTCTGTATCTTTCATACTTTTACGTAACTCTTTTTGGATACCTGGAGTTATGTATAAGAAGTTACCGTTTGCTATGTATTTTCTAAACTCTACTGCTGCTTTAGCTGATAGTGTTTTTACAGTAGTTCCTTTAAAGCTTACAGGAACTTTACCAGTTTCTTTAAAGCCTTTAGTACTTACATGGCTATATTCTAAACCAATCATTGGTTTCATAAAAGAGTTGTTGTTTGTATCAAATATATGACCATAATCAATACTTGCATCAAAGAATTTAGTATTATATTTACCATTAGCATCAAAGTCTGGGTTTGTAGTTACTTTTCTATCTAGTTTGTTTTTACCTTTACCATAAGATACTTTAGCATCTATTTCGTTTTGATCAATATACATTCTAGTATAAGCACCAAAGTGGTAGTTATCTGATTTGGTTGTTAGTGTATTGCTTGATGACTTAGCATTAGTATATCCAGCATATCCACCAATTATCATATTATCAAATGCTTTATCATAACCTAGCATAAATCCATAAGTATTTGTATTTGCTTGAGATTTTAATTTAGCTTTACCACCCATGATATTTCCCCATAGGTTACTGTCATAGTTAAATCTATTTGTATACTCTTTTACTACACTTGAAAGAGTATCTGCATTATCTGCAAATTTATTATCACTTAGATTTTTTATAGCATAAGCTAAAGCTAAATCATCATTTAATGGATTGCTTAGTTTAGCAAGTCTTGAGTTTGTAGCCAATCCAGTATTTGATATTATAGCATCTATAGTATCGATATTGTTAAAGCCACTGGTAATATCTTCTAAAGATTTGTTTAACACTTTACCTAACATAGCTATATCTTCAGCATCATAGTCTTCTTCTATAATACCAGAAAGTTTTTTATCATCTTTAACATTTAATAAAGATGATACTGTTTGAGCTTCATTGTTATTTAATTCATTAGCTGTTACTATAGCTTCAGTTAAAAGCTTTTTATCTGCATCTTTAAAATTATCTTTTTTTAAAGCTTCTTCTGCATACTTATCTGCAATTTTTTTTACTTCTTTGTTTATAAAATCTTGTAGTTTTAAATATGAAGACTCATCTAATGGTTTATTGGTTTTCTTGTATTTTCCTAACGGTTTATCATCACCACCTTTAAATACTATCCTATTTCCCTCTAACTCAGCTATTTTTTCACCATCAAGATAAACTTCATTTTTTTTGACATCAATAGCAAAAAGACAATCGTTTGTGTTATCTTTGCAGGTATCTTTACCATTTTTAGGTATAAAAACACCTTTTTTATCTTTGTTGATCACATCAAAATATTCAGTTAATTTAGTAGCATGACTATGTAATTCTTTAAGTGATGGATTTCCCTTGTCGTCATAAAAATCCTTTGGAAATTTAGAACTATAGTTTTTAAAAAGATAACTACCAGCATCTACACTTTTTAAACTATCTTTAAAAGCTTTAACCTCTTTAACAATATTATCTTTCACGTCTTTTATGGTAAGATAATCTTGCTTCTCTTTATTTGCATCTGCAAAAGCACCTGTAGCGATAATAGCACCTAATAATGTGCTACATGCAATCTTTGAAATTTTCATTTTTTCTCCTTTTATATAGATTATATCTATATTTAATATGCATTTATAGATATAAAAACTATATTTTACCCCCCCCCCCTATTAAAATAAGCTAAATATTTGATATAAATTTGTATGTTTTATAAGATTAGTGTTGTTTATGTATTGTGTGATAACCACAACCCTTGGTTAGAGTTGTGGTTTGTGTAATTAAAACTTATAAGAAAGTCCTACAGTTCCATTGTAGTATTTTGATTCTGATTTAGCTTTTACGCCAAAGTTTATATTTGTAGATAGATTATCAGTTAGTTTCATCTCTGCACCTGTTTTAAGTGTAAAGAATGTATGCTTATCTTTTTTAGATGCATATTTGATATTTTCTGTTGAGTTTACAAATGCTAGTTCTGTATCTTTCATACTTTTACGTAACTCTTTTTGGATACCTGGAGTTATGTATAAGAAGTTACCGTTTGCTATGTATTTTCTAAACTCTACTGCTGCTTTAGCTGATAGTGTTTTTACAGTAGTTCCTTTAAAGCTTACAGGAACTTTACCAGTTTCTTTAAAGCCTTTAGTACTTACATGGCTATATTCTAAACCAATCATTGGTTTCATAAAAGAGTTGTTGTTTGTATCAAATATATGACCATAATCAATACTTGCATCAAAGAATTTAGTATTATATTTACCATTAGCATCAAAGTCTGGGTTTGTAGTTACTTTTCTATCTAGTTTGTTTTTACCTTTACCATAAGATACTTTAGCATCTATTTCGTTTTGATCAATATACATTCTAGTATAAGCACCAAAGTGGTAGTTATCTGATTTGGTTGTTAGTGTATTGCTTGATGACTTAGCATTAGTATATCCAGCATATCCACCAATTATCATATTATCAAATGCTTTATCATAACCTAGCATAAATCCATAAGTATTTGTATTTGCTTGAGATTTTAATTTAGCTTTACCACCCATGATATTTCCCCATAGGTTACTGTCATAGTTAAATCTATTTGTATACTCTTTTACTACACTTGAAAGAGTATCTGCATTATCTGCAAATTTATTATCACTTAGATTTTTTATAGCATAAGCTAAAGCTAAATCATCATTTAATGGATTGCTTAGTTTAGCAAGTCTTGAGTTTGTAGCCAATCCAGTATTTGATATTATAGCATCTATAGTATCGATATTGTTAAAGCCACTGGTAATATCTTCTAAAGATTTGTTTAACACTTTACCTAACATAGCTATATCTTCAGCATCATAGTCTTCTTCTATAATACCAGAAAGTTTTTTATCATCTTTAACATTTAATAAAGATGATACTGTTTGAGCTTCATTGTTATTTAATTCATTAGCTGTTACTATAGCTTCAGTTAAAAGCTTTTTATCTGCATCTTTAAAATTATCTTTTTTTAAAGCTTCTTCTGCATACTTATCTGCAATTTTTTTTACTTCTTTGTTTATAAAATCTTGTAGTTTTAAATATGAAGACTCATCTAATGGTTTATTGGTTTTCTTGTATTTTCCTAACGGTTTATCATCACCACCTTTAAATACTATCCTATTTCCCTCTAACTCAGCTATTTTTTCACCATCAAGATAAACTTCATTTTTTTTGACATCAATAGCAAAAAGACAATCGTTTGTGTTATCTTTGCAGGTATCTTTACCATTTTTAGGTATAAAAACACCTTTTTTATCTTTGTTGATCACATCAAAATATTCAGTTAATTTAGTAGCATGACTATGTAATTCTTTAAGTGATGGATTTCCCTTGTCGTCATAAAAATCCTTTGGAAATTTAGAACTATAGTTTTTAAAAAGATAACTACCAGCATCTACACTTTTTAAACTATCTTTAAAAGCTTTAACCTCTTTAACAATATTATCTTTCACGTCTTTTATGGTAAGATAATCTTGCTTCTCTTTATTTGCATCTGCAAAAGCACCTGTAGCGATAATAGCACCTAATAATGTGCTACATGCAATCTTTGAAATTTTCATTTTTTCTCCTTTTATATAGATTATATCTATATTTAATATGCATTTATAGATATAAAAACTATATTTTACCCCCCCCCTATTAAAATAAGCTAAATATTTGATATAAATTTGTATGTTTTATAAGATTAGTGTTGTTTATGTATTGTGTGATAACCACAACCCTTGGTTAGAGTTGTGGTTTGTGTAATTAAAACTTATAAGAAAGTCCTACAGTTCCATTGTAGTATTTTGATTCTGATTTAGCTTTTACGCCAAAGTTTATATTTGTAGATAGATTATCAGTTAGTTTCATCTCTGCACCTGTTTTAAGTGTAAAGAATGTATGCTTATCTTTTTTAGATGCATATTTGATATTTTCTGTTGAGTTTACAAATGCTAGTTCTGTATCTTTCATACTTTTACGTAACTCTTTTTGGATACCTGGAGTTATGTATAAGAAGTTACCGTTTGCTATGTATTTTCTAAACTCTACTGCTGCTTTAGCTGATAGTGTTTTTACAGTAGTTCCTTTAAAGCTTACAGGAACTTTACCAGTTTCTTTAAAGCCTTTAGTACTTACATGGCTATATTCTAAACCAATCATTGGTTTCATAAAAGAGTTGTTGTTTGTATCAAATATATGACCATAATCAATACTTGCATCAAAGAATTTAGTATTATATTTACCATTAGCATCAAAGTCTGGGTTTGTAGTTACTTTTCTATCTAGTTTGTTTTTACCTTTACCATAAGATACTTTAGCATCTATTTCG
This genomic window contains:
- a CDS encoding EAL domain-containing protein — its product is MNTQKIRFLLFVFIVFFGISSFFVFKLSKATENNSIWRNAIMNLRLLNKEIDAYFKNSLVNTNYDEINTVFADFKTNLDQLKNVDSFSVLSDIYGNDNDIAIIQNIYLKKLQLLDRLNYVNSSIVSFLFEYEYMLDKNSEFKKFEPLFLKLKYVDFSNTRSIKGIEQDIINLKNDIDINTKYYKDILQKTQMILFSLKLLKELHQQNVILNLSSYLDNILIAYDHQYARILDLLQIFMLLSFSIFCFVLFFIALQSLSYFKILKELAMVKTAVDNSFGSVIFTNISNKITYVNKEFERSSGYKSGEIIGKNPSMLKSSLHGDEFYENIRSSIMNLEEWDANELVSKTKSGRYIHEKVKFLPFVYENKLSGFIGLKMDRTKETRMVYELELKNEQLKVQSGIDKLTGFGNYFAMTERLEEKKDGIVVSINIKNFDNLRFFYQTNTTEAMLKAFANTLKLCVDTSEIKGELFRFQDDEFFMWYIGDDIDKDIGYIQDYFSFNTIEVKVGNKIENLPGVKIVIGVSSLNDTEQTNRLMQAILANQEARKEAVDIYAYKENDAIELRYYKNQTITQLIEYALENDTVVVECQGIYDVSKIGEKATYYEILVRIIDENGKIRYPGEFLEIAMQAQLYTQITKKVISRAFLLVEKYPDYMFSVNLSGIDIIDSSVREFLEEKLELCSDPSRICFEILESEEVSDYGIVNSFIKHIKGHGSQISIDDFGSGYSNYYRILELDIDNIKIDGSIIKKLPYDKNSQYLVETILNFASKQGYNVVAEYVSSEEILEQIKKFKIPLAQGFLLGKPQPSDSL
- a CDS encoding isochorismatase family protein, with protein sequence MKTAIMIDMQDSLLNVMYNSDKLIDETMLLLRGLEILDINLIATEQYPKGLGKTSEKFSEFLKNPAFEKIEFSCIKNEKIKQECMKFDEFIVFGIEAHICVLQTIKDLVSLGKKVTLIDTCTSSRSKKDKKTAINHIRTLGVEISSVQSVLFEILKDSKHPKFKEISNLIK
- the ppa gene encoding inorganic diphosphatase — protein: MDISKIKVGSNPDKINAVIEIPYGSNIKYEIDKESGAVVVDRVLYSAMFYPANYGFVPNTLAADGDPADILVLNEYPLQAGSVIPCRLIGVLVMEDEAGMDEKLLAVPVSKIDPRYNNIKSYEDLPKASLDKIKNFFETYKMLEPNKWVKVKEFKDAKTAQDILQNAINAYK
- a CDS encoding Fur family transcriptional regulator, producing the protein MEVLDILKKTNIRITPLRLQILDILSKSEHPIAYDEILSKLKVNKTTVYRSLELFEKHSLVIKSEHDRKAFYELGSEAKAYFVCDICHKITNIEIPNVSGAKSIKSAVIKGICNSCS
- a CDS encoding autotransporter outer membrane beta-barrel domain-containing protein yields the protein MKISKIACSTLLGAIIATGAFADANKEKQDYLTIKDVKDNIVKEVKAFKDSLKSVDAGSYLFKNYSSKFPKDFYDDKGNPSLKELHSHATKLTEYFDVINKDKKGVFIPKNGKDTCKDNTNDCLFAIDVKKNEVYLDGEKIAELEGNRIVFKGGDDKPLGKYKKTNKPLDESSYLKLQDFINKEVKKIADKYAEEALKKDNFKDADKKLLTEAIVTANELNNNEAQTVSSLLNVKDDKKLSGIIEEDYDAEDIAMLGKVLNKSLEDITSGFNNIDTIDAIISNTGLATNSRLAKLSNPLNDDLALAYAIKNLSDNKFADNADTLSSVVKEYTNRFNYDSNLWGNIMGGKAKLKSQANTNTYGFMLGYDKAFDNMIIGGYAGYTNAKSSSNTLTTKSDNYHFGAYTRMYIDQNEIDAKVSYGKGKNKLDRKVTTNPDFDANGKYNTKFFDASIDYGHIFDTNNNSFMKPMIGLEYSHVSTKGFKETGKVPVSFKGTTVKTLSAKAAVEFRKYIANGNFLYITPGIQKELRKSMKDTELAFVNSTENIKYASKKDKHTFFTLKTGAEMKLTDNLSTNINFGVKAKSESKYYNGTVGLSYKF
- a CDS encoding cytochrome-c peroxidase, with amino-acid sequence MKKILVLFFFVGLLYADIFAPSLGILYNEAKANLGKKIFFDNRLGANENKSCETCHNLYWDFSGTIRTNLQNNKINPPSILNAALNYIFFRNGDHRNIYDQVLKSVTSKHELGVDKNEIITKISNVNEYRIAFLKIYEDGVTFENIVDVLVEFERAVLSVNSPFDRFLMGDSNALSEEEKIGFELFKNIGCVACHNGINLGGNLMQNIGAYEEIFSNMDSSRIFKEQIYKVPSLRNIARTAPYMSDGSILYLKDAIIHIVNLQSIHNIDKKDVDLLYKFLLSLNGEYPRILK
- a CDS encoding class I SAM-dependent methyltransferase; this encodes MKDKLWDKKSSKYPRYKPELEIFNEAIFLNLQDFGVDFKDKDALDIGCGTGIWTLYLAKICNHITGVDSSLNMLEILKEDANTHNIKNIDTLCSSWVDFKPNEHYDIAISTMSPAIGENDDFQKFSDIADTKIYLNFSRPRKSTLLEPFFERFGVKPFAFNSSSRLEKWLMENNIKFKKIIFGESRNVIRSKDEAFENICWHLDINNANYNKNLVLDMLNDSKNDKFSEKIESLITLFVF